The DNA segment CCGATGGGATTGACGGGAAACGGTCAATCCTCCCGATTTCTGATGAAAATCAGAATGACTTGGAAAGGAGAAAGGATAAAATACGCACTTAGTTGGTGCGCGGGTGTTGCAGCCCATATCGGATCTGTTTGCACTGTGCATAACGGATGTGGGTTGCCACGGTGCCGGTTAATATGTTTATTGACCTACCTTTCTGTTTTTCTATATGTTGAGATGTATTAAAACAAATAGAATGGAAGCAGAATTACTTTTCTTCGTGGCTATATTTATTACCTCCATACTGTATTCGTCGGTAGGGCACGGCGGGGCAAGTGGGTACTTGGCAATCATGGCTTTGTTTGCTGTGGAGCCCGAATATATGCGTGCCTCTGCCCTCACGTTAAATTTGTTTGTTGCCGGCATCTCCTTTTATTATTTCTACAAAGGCGGTTATTTTCGTTTAAAACTATTGTTGCCATTTATTGTGCTGTCAATTCCTCTATCGTTTATTGGCGCCAGGGTTGATGTAGAACCCAAAACTTATCAAATTATCCTCGGCTTATTTTTATTGATCGCAGTTGCCCGTATGCTGTTTTTTGGTAAACCCGAAAAGGCTGCCAAGCCTATGAACCTACCAATGGCACTTTTTTTTGGGGCGGTGCTGGGTTTCTTTTCGGGGATGATAGGCATTGGTGGAGGTATCATTTTAAGTCCGCTGTTGTTATTGATGGGATGGGCCAGCATAAAGGAAACCGCGGCCATTTCGGCTGTTTTTATATTTCTTAATTCGGCTAGTGGCATATTGGGTGTGCTCAGCAAAGGTTTCGAACCCATCGGCAGTATTTATATTTTAATTGTTATTGGAATTGTCGGCAGTATGCTCGGTTCAAGCCTGGGGCAAAAACGGATGGCCCCGGTTCAACTTATGTATGTGCTGTCGTTTGTGCTTCTGTTCGCCGGGATAAAACTTATATATTTATCTTAATATGAACTACTATCCCAACATACTATTAATAGCCGGTAACGGACGCAATGTGGGAAAAACTACCCTGGCGTGCAGGGTTATTGCGCAGCTTGCCAAAACCACCGAAGTATATGCGGTCAAGATATCTTCCCATTTTCACGTTTTAGACAAAGAAGCCGATATCCTTATGGAGACTTCTGATTGCTGCATCGTGAATGAAACCCTCGACAGCTCAAAGGATAGCTCCCGAATGCTAAAGGCCGGTGCCACGACGGTGTTTTATGTGCAATGCAAAAACGAGCATCTCCCGGTTATGTTTGAACAATTGCGGCAATTATTGCCAATGGATAAACCGCTTATCATAGAATCCGGGGGTTTGTACAATATTCTCGAACCCTCCATTTTTTATTATATCCGCGGCAAGGATACATCTAAAGAGAAATTAGTGAGAGAGGGAAGGAGTAGGATAAATGTCACACCCGACGAAGCCGCCGGGCTCGATATTGAAAAGATAGCATTTATCAACGGAGGTATAACAAAAACAAAACAATCATGATTGAATATACTGATGCACTGAAAATAATTGTGGAACAGGCATTGCCTTTGCCAAGCGAAAAAGTAGAGATAAACGATGCCCACCAACGTGTGTTGGCCGGCAATGTGCGCATAGATATGGATATGCCACCCTTTAACAAATCGGCCATGGACGGTTATGCTTGCCGTAAGGTTGATTTAGGCAATACCTTGCAAGTGATAGAAACTATTTATGCCGGCAAGGATCCGGAGAAAGCAATCGGAAAAAACCAATGTGCCAAAATTATGACGGGAGCCGTGGTGCCCGAAGGTGCCGATTGTGTCTTTATGGTTGAGGATGCCGAAATGGTAGATACGGACAGGATAAGGTGTACCAATGAAAACACCAAAAACAACATCAGTTATCGGGGCGAAGATGCCCGTGCAGGGGATTCCCTATTGCCCGATTCCACGCTGCTTTGTGCACGGCACTTGCCATTGCTGGCTATGGCAGGCGCTACCGAGGTTGAGGTGTATAAAAAGCCGGAGGTTTCGGTCATGGTCAGTGGCACCGAACTGGTGGAGCCGCAGGAGAAGCCCCAACCTTTTCAGATACGCAACTCCAACTCGTCGCAGTTGCTGGCGCAATTAAAAGATATGGCTATCAAGGCCAATTATATAGGAATTACCAAAGACGATGAGGCGCTGTTGGAACAAACAATTACCAGAGCCTTCGAAAAAAGTGATGTTCTATTACTTACCGGAGGTGTTTCAGTGGGCGAGTACGATTTGATACCCGGGATACTGCAAAAATTGGGGTTCGACATCCTAATCTCAAAAACAGCCATACAGCCCGGCAAGCCCATGGTGTTCGCCCAAAAAGGGAAGCGCTATTGTTTCGGACTTTCCGGCAACCCGGTATCGTCATTTATTCAGTTTGAGCTTTATGTACGTCCGTTTCTGTATGCCCTGATGAGGTATGTTTACCGGGCAATGCGCGTGTGCTTGCCTATCCATAGTAATTTTAAGCGTCGTAACGATGCGCGTTTGCTTTTGGCTCCCGGGTTTATCAACCAAAATAATGAAGTGGAGCCCGTTGAATTCCATGGCTCGGCGCATATTGGCGGTTTAAGCGGTGCTCAGGTTTTGTTTGAACTGCCCATAGGTATCAAGGAAGTGAAGAAAGGAGATTTGGTATATGTTCGATTCATTTAACAGGAGGATAACTTATCTGCGGGTATCCGTAACCGACAGATGTAATTTAAGGTGCCGGTACTGCATGCCTGCCGGAGGTATTGAATTAATGCCTAAGGACGAGGTGTTGAGCCTGGAGGAAATAGCAGAAGTAATACGCCAAGGGGCGATGCTGGGCATAACAAAGATACGTCTTACGGGCGGGGAGCCTCTGGTGCGCAAAGGAATTGTGCATTTGGTGGAAATGATAAGTCAGGTCGAAGGTATTCAGGAGGTGGCCATGACAACCAATGGCGTACTGCTGGACAAATATGCCGCCGACCTAAAAAAAGCGGGCTTGACCAGGGTTAACATTAGCCTGGATACCCTCGATGCCGAGGATTTTAAAAACATAACGCGCCTGGGCAATCTGGAAGATGTGAAAAGAGGAATAGCTGCTGCGCGGGATGCGGGACTAACTCCTATTAAAATAAACACGGTAAAAACGCCATCGTCAAAAAAGCAGGATATAGATGCGCTCAAACAGTTTTGTGCCAATGAGGGTTTATCCATCCGTTTTATCCGACAGATGGATTTGGAAACAGGCGATTTCTCGGTTGTGGAGGGTGGCGAAGGCGGCAACTGCAAAATATGCAACCGCCTAAGGCTGATGGCCAATGGCGAAATAAAACCCTGTTTGTTTAGCGGTAAGGGCTTTAATGTAAAAGAACACGGTATTAAAGAAGCGTTTATGTTGGCTCTTGGAGCCAAACCTGCCAGAGGTACCGTGAGCAAGAACCATAAATTTTATAATATCGGGGGGTAAAATGGATCCATATAATAATAATCCTCCCGATGTTCAAAGTTTACGTTAATTCATCTTTTTGTCCAAATTAAAATAAGTATAAATATATGTCTGATAAGCTAACACATGTAAACAAGCAAGGTGAAGCCAAAATGGTAGATGTAGGCGATAAGCCCTTTCAAAAGCGAACGGCCAAAGCTACCGGGTTCATCCAACTACATCCACAAACCATTGCCTTGATTCAGGGGAATTTGATAAAAAAAGGCGACGTGCTCTCCGTGGCGCGCATTGCGGCCATACAAGCCGCCAAACAGACCCATTTCATCATTCCGCTGTGTCATGCTTTGCTGTTAAGCAAGGTGGATGTGGATTTTGAATTGAAGAGCGATGGCATCCAGGTCTTTTCCCTATCCAGGTGCGAGGGGAAGACAGGGGTAGAGATGGAAGCCCTCACGGCGGTGAGTGTTGCCTTACTCACCATATATGATATGTGCAAAGCGGTGGACAAGGATATGGTGATGACCGGGATTAAACTACTCGAGAAAACGAAGGTTTAGAAAACAGCTTTGTCTTGCAACTTCCGTAATATGATGCAGATTAAAGTTATATTATTTAATAATAAACAGATGCAAAAATTCAACGTAAAATCCGTTAACCTATCCGAGAAAAAGGGTACGATAAAAACGCCTTCCAAAACCATAGTGCTCAATGACACCGGCGTTTCGGGCGATGCACATTCCGGCCCCTGGCACCGTCAGGTGAGCCTGTTGGGTATCGAAAGCTACCGGAAAACAAAGGAGGCTTCCGGTATCGATCTTAATTATGGCGATTTTGCCGAGAACATCACAACCGAAGGTCTCGCCCTTCATCACAGTATAATATTCGACCGCTTTGTGTGTGGCGATATTGAGCTGGAGGTTACGCAAATAGGGAAGAAATGCCACAACGGATGCGAGATAAAAACCTTGGTGGGTGACTGCGTAATGCCCAGGGAGGGGATTTTTTGCCGGGTACTTTCGGGTGGAATATTAAAACCCGGCGATGTTTTCGAGTATATACCCCGCCAAATAAAGGTACATATCATCACCTTGAGCGACCGTGCCCATGCGGGGATTTATGAAGATAAAAGCGGCCCTTTTGCCGAAAAAACACTCAAATCCTTTTTTGATAAAAACGGTAGGCATTACAGCTTTAAACGTACCATTCTGCCCGACGATAAAAGCCAAATAGAGAAGGTGATGCGCGAGTCGCGATCGGCAGGTTTCGACGTGCTTGTTACCACCGGCGGCACCGGCATTGGTCCGCGTGACCATACGCCCGATATCGTAAAGCCCCTGTTGGATAAAGAGATCCCCGGCATCATGGAGGCTATCCGTGTGAAGTATGGTTTGGATAAGCCCAATGCTTTGTTGAGCAGAAGCATTGCAGGGGTAATGGGAAAAACATTGGTGTATGTATTACCGGGCAGCGTTAAAGCCGTTAACGAATATTTATCGCTGATTAACCCAACCATCGAACATT comes from the Saccharicrinis carchari genome and includes:
- the moaC gene encoding cyclic pyranopterin monophosphate synthase MoaC, whose protein sequence is MSDKLTHVNKQGEAKMVDVGDKPFQKRTAKATGFIQLHPQTIALIQGNLIKKGDVLSVARIAAIQAAKQTHFIIPLCHALLLSKVDVDFELKSDGIQVFSLSRCEGKTGVEMEALTAVSVALLTIYDMCKAVDKDMVMTGIKLLEKTKV
- a CDS encoding GTP 3',8-cyclase MoaA; translation: MFDSFNRRITYLRVSVTDRCNLRCRYCMPAGGIELMPKDEVLSLEEIAEVIRQGAMLGITKIRLTGGEPLVRKGIVHLVEMISQVEGIQEVAMTTNGVLLDKYAADLKKAGLTRVNISLDTLDAEDFKNITRLGNLEDVKRGIAAARDAGLTPIKINTVKTPSSKKQDIDALKQFCANEGLSIRFIRQMDLETGDFSVVEGGEGGNCKICNRLRLMANGEIKPCLFSGKGFNVKEHGIKEAFMLALGAKPARGTVSKNHKFYNIGG
- a CDS encoding MOSC domain-containing protein, which codes for MQKFNVKSVNLSEKKGTIKTPSKTIVLNDTGVSGDAHSGPWHRQVSLLGIESYRKTKEASGIDLNYGDFAENITTEGLALHHSIIFDRFVCGDIELEVTQIGKKCHNGCEIKTLVGDCVMPREGIFCRVLSGGILKPGDVFEYIPRQIKVHIITLSDRAHAGIYEDKSGPFAEKTLKSFFDKNGRHYSFKRTILPDDKSQIEKVMRESRSAGFDVLVTTGGTGIGPRDHTPDIVKPLLDKEIPGIMEAIRVKYGLDKPNALLSRSIAGVMGKTLVYVLPGSVKAVNEYLSLINPTIEHSLRMLHGIDAH
- a CDS encoding molybdopterin-guanine dinucleotide biosynthesis protein B, with the translated sequence MNYYPNILLIAGNGRNVGKTTLACRVIAQLAKTTEVYAVKISSHFHVLDKEADILMETSDCCIVNETLDSSKDSSRMLKAGATTVFYVQCKNEHLPVMFEQLRQLLPMDKPLIIESGGLYNILEPSIFYYIRGKDTSKEKLVREGRSRINVTPDEAAGLDIEKIAFINGGITKTKQS
- a CDS encoding sulfite exporter TauE/SafE family protein, which codes for MEAELLFFVAIFITSILYSSVGHGGASGYLAIMALFAVEPEYMRASALTLNLFVAGISFYYFYKGGYFRLKLLLPFIVLSIPLSFIGARVDVEPKTYQIILGLFLLIAVARMLFFGKPEKAAKPMNLPMALFFGAVLGFFSGMIGIGGGIILSPLLLLMGWASIKETAAISAVFIFLNSASGILGVLSKGFEPIGSIYILIVIGIVGSMLGSSLGQKRMAPVQLMYVLSFVLLFAGIKLIYLS
- a CDS encoding molybdopterin molybdotransferase MoeA, with the protein product MIEYTDALKIIVEQALPLPSEKVEINDAHQRVLAGNVRIDMDMPPFNKSAMDGYACRKVDLGNTLQVIETIYAGKDPEKAIGKNQCAKIMTGAVVPEGADCVFMVEDAEMVDTDRIRCTNENTKNNISYRGEDARAGDSLLPDSTLLCARHLPLLAMAGATEVEVYKKPEVSVMVSGTELVEPQEKPQPFQIRNSNSSQLLAQLKDMAIKANYIGITKDDEALLEQTITRAFEKSDVLLLTGGVSVGEYDLIPGILQKLGFDILISKTAIQPGKPMVFAQKGKRYCFGLSGNPVSSFIQFELYVRPFLYALMRYVYRAMRVCLPIHSNFKRRNDARLLLAPGFINQNNEVEPVEFHGSAHIGGLSGAQVLFELPIGIKEVKKGDLVYVRFI